GAAAGCGGCACCAGTTCCGAGGGCTTGAGGACCATGCAGTTGCCCAGCGCGAGTGCGTTGGGAATGGTCCAGTGGGGCACCATGCTGGGAAAGTTGAACGGGACGATGGAGGCCACCACGCCCAGGGGATAGCGGTCCACGCGGCACTCCACGCCCTTGCTGACCTCCATCACCTCGCCGGCCGTGATCTGCGGAAGCGAGCAGGCGAACTCGGTGAGCTCGATGGCCTTCAGCACCTCGGCCTGGGCCTCGGAGTACACCTTGCCGTGCTCCTCCACGATCAGCCGGCTCAGCTCGTCCAGGTCGCGCTCCAGCAGCGCCCGGTAGCGGTAGAACACCTGCACCCGCTCCTTGATGGGCGTCTCCGCCCAGCCCCGGAACGCCTTCCGCGCGGCGGCGACGGCCTTGTCCACGGCGGCGCTGGACGACAGCGGGACACGGGCGATGACGCCGCCGTCGCCCGGGTTCAGCACGTCCAGCAGCGGCCCGTCGCCCGGCACGAACTGGCCCCCGACGTAGTTCCGCACGTCGGCGTACTTGAGCGCCGGGGCGGCGGTCGGGGCTTCGGGCGCCGAAAGGGTGGACTGCATGATGTCGTCGTTTCGTGGGAAAGGGCCGGGTGGATGGATGCTATCGAGAACCCGTGCGCCGCGCCATGGCCCGACCGCCGCCGAGGACGCGCGGTGTGAAAGCTGCACCCAATCCGAGGGATGAACCACATCCGTATCCTCATCCCGGCGCTGCTGCTGGCCGTCGGATCGACGGGCTGCGGCGGCTCGCCTACGCGCCTTTCCGCCGCCCCGCCCACCCCGGGCGTCGCCCTGGACACCGTCGCGAGCGGGCTGCAGGTGCCGTGGGACCTGGCCTTTGCTTCCGGCGGCCGGATCTTCGTCACCGAGCGGGCCGGGCGCATCCGCATCATCCAGGACGGCGCGCTTCGGCCGGAGGCGTGGGCTACGCTGGCGGTGGAGCGCCGCAGCGAGATGGGGCTGATGGGCATCGCCCTGTCGCCCGACTTCGCGCAAACGGGGCACGTCTTCGTGGCGGGCGCGTTCGCCACGGGCGATGAGCGCGCCGAGGTGCGCGTGGTGCGTCTGACGGAGCGCGGCGGGCGCGGGGTGGAGCCGCGGGTGATCCTGGACGGCATTCCCGCCACGCGCTACCACGCCGGCGCGGCGCTGCGGTTCGGGCCCGACGGCATGCTGTACCTGACCACGGGCGACGCTACCCGGCCGGGGCTGTCGCAGGACACCGCCTCGCTCGCCGGCAAGGTGCTGCGCATGCGTCCCGACGGCGGCGTCCCGGCCGACAACCCCGTCGCGGGCTCGTACCTGTATGCCCTCGGCGTGCGCAACCCGCAGGGGCTGGCGTGGCACCCTGAGACAGGAAGCCTGTTCGCCCCCGACCATGGCCCCAGCGGCCTTCCCCGCGAGTGGTTCCGCCGCGGCCGCGACGAGTTGAACGTCATCGTCCCCCGCGGCAACTACGGATGGCCGGACGCCGCGGGCGACCAGGGCGGGGGCGGGTTCGTGCGCCCGCTGGTGGAGTGGACGCCGGCCATCGCCCCGGGCGCGATGGCGTTCTACACGGGCGCCGAGTTCCCGTGGCGGGGCAACGCCTTCGTCGCGGCGCTCAGGGGAAAGCAGCTGCTGAGGATCGTGCTGCAGCCGGCGCCCGGAACCCGGACGGGATGGCGGGCCGTGGCCGCGGAGCCGCTCCTTCGGGGGACGGTCGGCCGCATCCGCGCCGTGGTAATGGGCCCGGACGGGCACCTGTACCTCACCACCAGCAACCGCGACGGCCGCGGCGACCCGGCGGGCACCGACGATCACCTGCTGCGCATCACCCGCCAGCGCTGACGCCCTTCAGCCGCCGATCACGCCGCGCGCGATGGCGAGCACGTCGTCCAGCATGGCAGGGGTCAAGCGGCCCGTAAAGGTGTTCTGCTGGCTGGGATGGTACGAACAGACGAGCGCCGGCCCGCCCTGGACGGGGACGACCACCCCGTGGCCAAACTTCGGCAGGGGATGCGGAAGGACGCCGCCGGTGTCGCGGATCAACCGCACGGCCGCCTCGTAGGCGAACCCGCCCAGGCACAGGATGGCGCGCACGCCGGGGAGCAGCGCCAGCTCGCGGCGGATGAACGGGGCGCAGGCGTCGCGCTCCGGCGGCAGCGGCTTGTTGTCGGGCGGCGCGCAGCGCACGGCGGCGGTCACCCAGGCGTCGCGCAGCTGCAGCCCGTCTGCGCGGTGCACGGAGGTGGGTTGGCTGGCGAATCCGGCGCGGTGCAGCGCGGCGTAGAGGAAGTCGCCGCTGCGGTCGCCGGTGAACATGCGGCCGGTGCGGTTAGCCCCGTGCGCGGCGGGCGCCAGCCCCAGGATCAGCAGCCGCGCCGCCGGATCGCCGAAGCCGGGGACGGGGCGCGCCCAGTACTCGTCGTCGCGGTAGGCGCGGCGCTTTTCCACGCCCACCCGCTCGCGCCACTCCACCAGCCGCCCGCACGCGCGGCAGCCGGCCACCTCATCTTGGAGGACCTTCAGCTCCATCGCCATCGACTCCGTATCCGTCCGCCGCCGCTCAGGAGGGCGACGCGCGCATCCCCGCCAGCAGCAGCGCCACCCATCCCGCCAGGAAGCACAGCCCGCCCAGCGGAGTGATGGCGCCCAGCC
This Longimicrobium sp. DNA region includes the following protein-coding sequences:
- a CDS encoding PQQ-dependent sugar dehydrogenase; the encoded protein is MNHIRILIPALLLAVGSTGCGGSPTRLSAAPPTPGVALDTVASGLQVPWDLAFASGGRIFVTERAGRIRIIQDGALRPEAWATLAVERRSEMGLMGIALSPDFAQTGHVFVAGAFATGDERAEVRVVRLTERGGRGVEPRVILDGIPATRYHAGAALRFGPDGMLYLTTGDATRPGLSQDTASLAGKVLRMRPDGGVPADNPVAGSYLYALGVRNPQGLAWHPETGSLFAPDHGPSGLPREWFRRGRDELNVIVPRGNYGWPDAAGDQGGGGFVRPLVEWTPAIAPGAMAFYTGAEFPWRGNAFVAALRGKQLLRIVLQPAPGTRTGWRAVAAEPLLRGTVGRIRAVVMGPDGHLYLTTSNRDGRGDPAGTDDHLLRITRQR
- a CDS encoding uracil-DNA glycosylase, producing the protein MAMELKVLQDEVAGCRACGRLVEWRERVGVEKRRAYRDDEYWARPVPGFGDPAARLLILGLAPAAHGANRTGRMFTGDRSGDFLYAALHRAGFASQPTSVHRADGLQLRDAWVTAAVRCAPPDNKPLPPERDACAPFIRRELALLPGVRAILCLGGFAYEAAVRLIRDTGGVLPHPLPKFGHGVVVPVQGGPALVCSYHPSQQNTFTGRLTPAMLDDVLAIARGVIGG